Proteins encoded by one window of Xanthomonas sp. DAR 80977:
- a CDS encoding symmetrical bis(5'-nucleosyl)-tetraphosphatase, whose protein sequence is MSVWAIGDLQGCYDITQRLLEKIRFDPAVDRLWFCGDLVNRGGQSLETLRLVHSLREHSVVVLGNHDLSLLAIGERSPDEQRKVNPDLQRIVLAEDRDELLTWLRMQKLLHADRELGWMMIHAGLAPKWTTTLAEKHAREVEQQLHGSGYRKLFRNMYGDRPAWSPGLTGYDRSRAIINLFTRARYCTPRGRIAIEEKGTPGTQAQGLYPWFEVPGRAERDLKIVCGHWSTLGLTITQGVHAIDTGAVWGGKLTALRLDGEDLQVVQVPGRPVEGPPPVPRARPPRRRPGPGRGAGAAAAAPPSPAQD, encoded by the coding sequence ATGAGCGTGTGGGCCATCGGCGACCTGCAGGGTTGCTACGACATCACCCAGCGGCTGCTGGAGAAGATCCGCTTCGACCCGGCGGTGGACCGGCTGTGGTTCTGCGGCGACCTGGTCAACCGCGGCGGGCAATCGCTGGAAACCCTGCGCCTGGTGCATTCGCTGCGCGAACACAGCGTGGTGGTGCTCGGCAACCACGACCTGTCGCTGCTGGCGATCGGCGAACGCAGCCCGGACGAGCAGCGCAAGGTCAATCCGGACCTGCAGCGCATCGTGCTGGCCGAGGACCGCGACGAGCTGCTGACCTGGCTGCGCATGCAGAAACTGCTGCATGCCGACCGCGAACTGGGCTGGATGATGATCCACGCCGGCCTGGCGCCGAAGTGGACCACCACCCTGGCCGAGAAGCATGCGCGCGAGGTCGAGCAGCAGCTGCACGGCAGCGGCTACCGCAAGCTGTTCCGCAACATGTACGGCGACCGCCCGGCCTGGTCGCCGGGGCTGACCGGCTACGACCGCTCGCGCGCGATCATCAACCTGTTCACCCGCGCCCGCTATTGCACCCCGCGCGGGCGCATCGCGATCGAGGAGAAAGGCACGCCGGGCACCCAGGCGCAGGGCCTGTATCCGTGGTTCGAGGTGCCGGGCCGCGCCGAGCGCGACCTGAAGATCGTCTGCGGCCACTGGTCGACGCTGGGCCTGACCATCACCCAGGGCGTGCACGCGATCGACACCGGCGCGGTCTGGGGCGGCAAGCTCACCGCGCTGCGGCTGGACGGCGAAGACCTGCAGGTGGTGCAGGTGCCGGGACGCCCGGTCGAGGGACCGCCGCCGGTGCCGCGCGCACGGCCGCCGCGGCGCCGGCCCGGCCCCGGGCGTGGTGCGGGTGCTGCGGCCGCGGCGCCGCCGTCGCCCGCTCAGGACTGA
- a CDS encoding dihydrofolate reductase has product MSRRDAGLGTGDSEQAAVSAEADVGESRVPSPGSRLILIAALDRANAIGRDNDLPWRLPDDLKRFKALTLGKPVLMGRKTAQSLGRALPGRLNLVMTRSGQVPFEGMQAVASLQAAIAVAQASGAEELSVIGGGDIFALALPHADMLYLTHVDTLVERADAHFPAFDPAQWEVVARQAHAADARHALAFEFVDYRRRRGAP; this is encoded by the coding sequence ATGAGTCGCCGGGACGCGGGACTGGGGACTGGGGACTCGGAACAAGCCGCGGTCTCTGCAGAGGCGGATGTGGGCGAGTCCCGAGTCCCGAGTCCCGGGTCCCGCCTCATCCTGATCGCCGCGCTCGACCGCGCCAACGCCATCGGTCGCGACAACGACCTGCCGTGGCGCCTGCCGGACGACCTGAAGCGCTTCAAGGCGCTGACCCTGGGCAAGCCGGTGCTGATGGGGCGCAAGACCGCGCAATCGCTGGGGCGCGCGCTGCCGGGGCGGCTGAACCTGGTGATGACGCGCTCGGGACAGGTGCCCTTCGAGGGCATGCAGGCGGTCGCGTCGCTGCAGGCGGCGATCGCGGTGGCGCAGGCGAGCGGGGCGGAAGAACTGTCGGTGATCGGCGGCGGCGACATCTTCGCCCTGGCCTTGCCGCACGCCGACATGCTGTACCTGACCCACGTGGACACGCTGGTCGAGCGCGCCGATGCGCATTTCCCGGCGTTCGATCCGGCGCAGTGGGAGGTCGTGGCGCGGCAGGCGCACGCGGCCGATGCCAGGCACGCGCTGGCGTTCGAGTTCGTGGATTACCGGCGCCGGCGCGGCGCGCCGTAG
- a CDS encoding thymidylate synthase, producing the protein MKAYLDLLRHVLEHGAEKSDRTGTGTRSVFGWQMRFDLNAGFPLVTTKKLHLRSIVHELLWFLKGETNIAYLKDNKVSIWDEWADAQGELGPVYGKQWRRWTGADGREIDQMQWLVDEIKRNPDSRRLVISAWNVAELPQMALMPCHSLFQFYVVDGKLSCQLYQRSGDIFLGVPFNIASYALLTHMVAQATGLGVGDFVHTLGDAHLYSNHFAQAREQLARTPRPLPTLRLNPDVTDLFAFTYDDIAIEGYEPHPAIKAPVAV; encoded by the coding sequence ATGAAGGCCTACCTGGACCTGTTGCGCCACGTGCTCGAGCACGGTGCGGAGAAATCCGACCGCACCGGCACCGGCACGCGCAGCGTGTTCGGCTGGCAGATGCGCTTCGATCTCAACGCCGGCTTCCCGCTGGTGACCACCAAGAAGCTGCATCTGCGCTCGATCGTGCACGAGCTGCTGTGGTTCCTGAAGGGCGAGACCAACATCGCCTACCTCAAGGACAACAAGGTCAGCATCTGGGACGAATGGGCCGATGCGCAGGGCGAACTCGGCCCGGTGTACGGCAAGCAATGGCGGCGCTGGACCGGCGCCGACGGCCGCGAGATCGACCAGATGCAATGGCTGGTGGACGAGATCAAGCGCAACCCGGATTCGCGGCGCCTGGTGATCAGCGCCTGGAACGTGGCCGAGCTGCCGCAGATGGCGCTGATGCCCTGCCACAGCCTGTTCCAGTTCTACGTGGTCGACGGCAAGCTCAGCTGCCAGCTGTACCAACGCAGCGGCGATATCTTCCTCGGCGTGCCGTTCAACATCGCCAGCTACGCGCTGCTGACCCACATGGTGGCGCAGGCCACCGGCCTGGGCGTGGGCGATTTCGTGCACACGCTGGGCGACGCGCACCTGTATTCGAACCATTTCGCGCAGGCGCGCGAGCAGCTGGCGCGCACGCCGCGGCCGCTGCCGACGCTGCGCCTGAATCCCGACGTCACCGATCTGTTCGCCTTCACCTACGACGACATCGCGATCGAGGGCTACGAGCCGCATCCGGCGATCAAGGCGCCGGTGGCGGTATGA
- the lgt gene encoding prolipoprotein diacylglyceryl transferase, with the protein MTYLHQIDPIAFSLGPVKVHWYGLMYLAAFASAWWLGRLRIRAGRLPGVDMEGFSDLLFYAMLGVVLGGRIGYMAFYALGDFLANPLLIFKVWDGGMSFHGGLIGVLVAAAWWSRKSRLHFFDTMDFVAPLVPLGLGFGRVGNFVGGELWGKFTGAGWGVIFPRAPLQDVADAPAMQSLMGAAQIQAQYASGALDRFARHPSQLYEAVLEGLVMFVALWAFSLRPRARYAVSGLFALLYGVFRFAVEFVRVPDAPIGYLAFHWLTMGQILSTPLILLGLFLLWRSRRAPVLQPAPVAAGNKA; encoded by the coding sequence ATGACCTATCTCCACCAGATCGACCCCATCGCCTTCTCGCTCGGCCCGGTGAAGGTGCACTGGTATGGGCTGATGTACCTGGCCGCCTTCGCCTCGGCGTGGTGGCTGGGCCGGCTGCGCATCCGCGCCGGCCGCCTGCCGGGCGTGGACATGGAGGGATTCTCCGACCTGCTGTTCTACGCGATGCTCGGCGTGGTGCTCGGCGGGCGCATCGGCTACATGGCGTTCTACGCGCTGGGCGATTTCCTCGCCAACCCGCTGCTGATCTTCAAGGTGTGGGACGGCGGCATGAGCTTCCACGGCGGCCTGATCGGCGTGCTGGTGGCCGCGGCCTGGTGGTCGCGCAAGTCGCGCCTGCACTTCTTCGACACCATGGATTTCGTCGCGCCGCTGGTGCCGCTGGGGCTGGGGTTCGGCCGCGTCGGCAATTTCGTCGGCGGCGAGTTGTGGGGCAAGTTCACCGGCGCCGGCTGGGGCGTGATCTTCCCGCGCGCGCCGCTGCAGGACGTGGCGGACGCGCCGGCCATGCAGAGCCTGATGGGCGCGGCGCAGATCCAGGCGCAGTACGCCAGCGGCGCGCTGGACAGGTTCGCGCGGCATCCGTCGCAGCTGTACGAAGCGGTGCTGGAGGGCCTGGTGATGTTCGTGGCGCTGTGGGCGTTCTCGCTGCGGCCGCGCGCGCGCTATGCGGTGTCCGGCCTGTTCGCGCTGCTGTACGGCGTGTTCCGCTTCGCGGTGGAGTTCGTGCGCGTGCCCGACGCGCCGATCGGCTACCTGGCGTTCCATTGGCTGACCATGGGCCAGATCCTGAGCACGCCGCTGATCCTGCTCGGCCTGTTCCTGCTGTGGCGCTCGCGCCGCGCGCCGGTGCTGCAACCGGCGCCGGTGGCGGCGGGGAACAAGGCATGA
- a CDS encoding TPM domain-containing protein, producing the protein MRLLRHLFAPAAHRLFPSASLERIGAAIADGERTHRGQVMFAVESALAPAAVLRGLAPRTRAEQAFAQLRTWDTEANNGVLIYLLLADHRIEIVADRGLQGRVDAAQWRQVCALIEADMRAGQPEQAVIAGVAAVSALLAAHFPAQPGQPERDELPNMPQLLD; encoded by the coding sequence ATGCGTCTGCTCCGTCATCTGTTCGCGCCGGCGGCGCACCGGCTGTTCCCGAGCGCCAGCCTGGAGCGCATCGGCGCGGCGATCGCCGACGGCGAGCGCACGCACCGCGGGCAGGTGATGTTCGCGGTCGAATCGGCGCTGGCGCCGGCGGCGGTGTTGCGCGGCCTGGCGCCGCGCACGCGCGCCGAGCAGGCGTTCGCGCAGTTGCGCACCTGGGACACCGAGGCCAACAACGGCGTGCTGATCTATCTGCTGCTGGCCGACCACCGCATCGAGATCGTGGCCGATCGCGGCCTGCAGGGGCGTGTCGACGCGGCGCAGTGGCGCCAGGTCTGCGCGTTGATCGAAGCCGACATGCGCGCCGGCCAGCCCGAGCAGGCGGTGATCGCCGGGGTGGCGGCGGTGTCGGCGCTGCTGGCCGCGCATTTCCCGGCGCAGCCGGGGCAGCCCGAGCGCGACGAACTGCCGAACATGCCGCAGCTGCTGGACTGA
- a CDS encoding YgcG family protein gives MRDTTTRHRPARRGRHAWLGMLLALLPLLAWAQAAGEAPIPPLDTPVVDTTGTLQPTQRLQLEQQAVQLQQRKGSQLQVLVVASTAPETIEQYTQRVFDQWKIGRKGVDDGVLLVVAKDDRRVRIQPGYGLEGAIPDATANRIIQEYLVPRFRAGDYSGGIAEATAMLVKLIDGEPLPAPVSTHAAEARSGGKLPLGFFGGLFAAFVAQLLFARAPRPLRAGLAALAGGGVGLLLSLSLFVAALTGAIGLVLGLLSGVSSGRSVGGGGGWGGGGFGGGFGGFGGGGFGGGGGFGGGGGGWGGGGGSSGGGGASGSW, from the coding sequence ATGCGCGATACCACCACCCGCCACCGCCCCGCGCGCCGCGGCCGGCATGCCTGGCTCGGGATGCTGCTGGCGCTGTTGCCGCTGCTGGCCTGGGCGCAGGCGGCCGGCGAGGCGCCGATCCCGCCGCTGGACACGCCGGTGGTCGACACCACCGGCACCTTGCAGCCGACCCAGCGGCTGCAGCTGGAACAGCAGGCGGTGCAGCTGCAGCAGCGCAAGGGCAGCCAGCTGCAGGTGCTGGTGGTCGCCAGCACCGCGCCGGAGACGATCGAGCAGTACACCCAGCGCGTGTTCGACCAGTGGAAGATCGGCCGCAAGGGCGTGGACGACGGCGTGCTGCTGGTGGTGGCCAAGGACGACCGGCGCGTGCGCATCCAGCCCGGCTACGGCCTGGAAGGCGCGATTCCCGACGCCACCGCCAACCGCATCATCCAGGAGTACCTGGTGCCGCGGTTCCGCGCCGGCGACTACAGCGGCGGCATCGCAGAGGCCACCGCGATGCTGGTCAAGCTGATCGACGGCGAGCCGTTGCCGGCGCCGGTGAGCACGCATGCGGCCGAGGCGCGCTCCGGCGGCAAGCTGCCGCTCGGCTTCTTCGGCGGCCTGTTCGCCGCCTTCGTCGCGCAGCTGCTGTTCGCGCGCGCGCCGCGGCCGTTGCGCGCCGGGCTGGCGGCGCTGGCCGGCGGCGGCGTGGGCCTGCTGCTGAGCCTGTCGCTGTTCGTCGCTGCGCTGACCGGCGCGATCGGCCTGGTGCTGGGGCTGCTGTCGGGCGTCTCGTCGGGCCGCTCGGTCGGCGGCGGCGGGGGATGGGGTGGCGGCGGCTTCGGGGGCGGCTTCGGCGGTTTCGGTGGCGGTGGTTTCGGAGGCGGCGGCGGTTTCGGCGGCGGTGGTGGCGGCTGGGGCGGTGGCGGCGGCAGTTCGGGAGGCGGTGGAGCCTCGGGGAGTTGGTGA
- a CDS encoding LemA family protein yields the protein MRLLSRSLFLAAVVALLSGCGYNAIQQKDEAVKAGWSEVLNQYKRRADLIPNLVNTVKGYADQERQVLTDVTNARARVGQVQVNADDAASLQQFQQAQGQLSSALSRLLVVTENYPNLKSDQSFRDLQAQLEGTENRITVARGRYIQAVQDYNTYIRSFPQVITSKIFGYKEKPNFSVANEAQISEAPAVNFGGQPAQTAPQPQPQQAPQPAPAQ from the coding sequence ATGCGCCTGTTGTCCCGTTCCTTGTTCCTCGCCGCCGTGGTGGCGCTGCTGTCCGGCTGCGGCTACAACGCGATCCAGCAGAAGGACGAGGCGGTCAAGGCCGGCTGGTCCGAGGTGCTGAACCAGTACAAGCGCCGCGCCGACCTGATCCCGAACCTGGTCAACACGGTCAAGGGCTATGCCGACCAGGAGCGGCAGGTGCTGACCGACGTGACCAACGCCCGCGCGCGGGTCGGCCAGGTCCAGGTCAATGCCGACGATGCGGCGTCGCTGCAGCAGTTCCAGCAGGCGCAGGGCCAGCTGTCCAGCGCCCTGTCGCGGCTGCTGGTGGTCACCGAGAACTATCCCAACCTCAAGTCCGACCAGTCGTTCCGCGACCTGCAGGCGCAGCTGGAAGGCACCGAGAACCGCATCACCGTGGCCCGCGGCCGCTACATCCAGGCGGTGCAGGACTACAACACCTACATCCGCTCGTTTCCGCAGGTGATCACCTCCAAGATCTTCGGCTACAAGGAAAAGCCGAACTTCTCCGTGGCCAACGAGGCGCAGATCTCCGAGGCGCCGGCGGTGAACTTCGGCGGCCAGCCGGCGCAGACCGCGCCGCAGCCGCAGCCGCAGCAGGCGCCGCAGCCGGCGCCGGCGCAGTAA
- a CDS encoding TerC family protein has protein sequence MAFEFLADPNTWLTLLTLSALEIVLGIDNLVFISIAVGKLPEAQRPAARKFGIAVACLTRIALLVSLAFLARMQGELFSVAGMGISVRDLVLIVGGLFLLVKGTMEIREMITGGEDADPTTSKASGVFWMVIAQIAVIDIVFSLDSVITAVGMAQHIPVMVAAVLLAVAVMLLAANPLGRFIDANPTVKMLALAFILMIGVVLILDGLDVHVPKPYIYAAMGFSVLVEWLNLLMRRRAAAHHVPGAGQW, from the coding sequence ATGGCTTTCGAGTTTCTCGCCGATCCCAACACCTGGCTGACGCTGCTGACGCTGAGCGCGTTGGAAATCGTGCTGGGCATCGACAACCTGGTGTTCATCTCCATCGCGGTGGGCAAGCTGCCGGAGGCGCAACGCCCGGCCGCGCGCAAGTTCGGCATCGCGGTGGCGTGCCTGACCCGCATCGCGCTGCTGGTGTCGCTGGCGTTCCTGGCGCGGATGCAGGGCGAGCTGTTCAGCGTCGCCGGCATGGGCATCTCGGTGCGCGACCTGGTGCTGATCGTCGGCGGCCTGTTCCTGCTGGTGAAGGGCACGATGGAGATCCGCGAGATGATCACCGGCGGCGAAGACGCCGATCCGACCACCAGCAAGGCCTCGGGCGTGTTCTGGATGGTGATCGCGCAGATCGCGGTGATCGACATCGTGTTCTCGCTGGACTCGGTGATCACCGCGGTCGGCATGGCCCAGCACATCCCGGTGATGGTCGCGGCGGTGCTGCTGGCGGTGGCGGTGATGCTGCTGGCGGCCAACCCGCTGGGCCGCTTCATCGACGCCAACCCGACGGTGAAGATGCTGGCGCTGGCGTTCATCCTGATGATCGGCGTGGTGCTGATCCTGGACGGCCTGGACGTGCACGTGCCCAAGCCCTACATCTACGCGGCGATGGGCTTCTCGGTGCTGGTGGAGTGGCTGAACCTGCTGATGCGCCGCCGCGCCGCCGCCCATCACGTGCCCGGCGCCGGCCAGTGGTGA
- a CDS encoding diacylglycerol kinase: MADQFGHLPRGPRRMLMALRWSYQGLRAAWLHESSFRLEVCLFVLLAPLALWLGDGPVQQALMIGSLLLVLAVELLNSAIEAVIERYGPEHHELAGRAKDMGSAAVLLMLANVLLCWGLILLPRVL; this comes from the coding sequence ATGGCCGACCAATTCGGGCACCTGCCGCGCGGACCGCGCCGGATGCTGATGGCGCTGCGCTGGTCGTACCAGGGCCTGCGCGCGGCCTGGCTGCACGAATCCTCGTTCCGGCTGGAGGTGTGCCTGTTCGTGCTGCTGGCGCCGTTGGCGCTGTGGCTGGGCGACGGACCGGTGCAGCAGGCGCTGATGATCGGCTCGCTGCTGCTGGTGCTGGCGGTGGAACTGCTCAATTCGGCGATCGAGGCGGTGATCGAGCGCTACGGGCCGGAGCACCACGAACTGGCCGGCCGCGCCAAGGACATGGGTTCGGCCGCGGTGCTGCTGATGCTGGCCAATGTGCTGCTGTGCTGGGGACTGATCCTGCTGCCGCGCGTGCTGTGA
- a CDS encoding SGNH/GDSL hydrolase family protein yields the protein MPRSPLRAALLATCLFLLGLQSALALTPTPAPKIPEQVSNPAWEEDMQRFAQADAAHPPKPGGVLFVGSSSIRFWTSLASDFPGVDTLNRGFGGSEIRDSTWYADRVVVPYRPRLIVFYAGDNDLNSGRSPQQLRDDFLAFVARVRRDLPGTRIAYLSIKPSPARAALLPQATEANALIRKAAAGLKRVDFIDVSTPMLGADGQPRAELFGPDHLHMNAAGYALWRDIVRPYLQRK from the coding sequence ATGCCCCGTTCGCCGCTGCGCGCCGCGCTGCTCGCCACCTGCCTGTTCCTGCTGGGCCTGCAGTCGGCCCTGGCGCTGACCCCGACGCCCGCGCCGAAGATCCCCGAACAGGTCTCCAACCCGGCCTGGGAAGAGGACATGCAGCGCTTCGCCCAGGCCGATGCCGCGCATCCGCCCAAGCCCGGCGGCGTGCTGTTCGTCGGCAGTTCCTCGATCCGCTTCTGGACCTCGCTGGCCAGCGACTTCCCCGGCGTGGACACGCTCAACCGCGGCTTCGGCGGTTCGGAGATCCGCGACAGCACCTGGTACGCCGACCGCGTCGTGGTGCCGTACCGGCCGCGCCTGATCGTGTTCTACGCCGGCGACAACGACCTCAACAGCGGCCGCAGCCCGCAGCAGCTGCGCGACGACTTCCTGGCCTTCGTGGCCAGGGTGCGCCGCGACCTGCCCGGCACCCGCATCGCCTACCTCTCGATCAAGCCCAGCCCGGCGCGCGCGGCGCTGCTGCCGCAGGCCACCGAGGCCAACGCGCTGATCCGCAAGGCCGCCGCCGGGCTGAAGCGGGTGGACTTCATCGACGTGTCCACGCCGATGCTCGGCGCCGACGGGCAGCCGCGCGCCGAGCTGTTCGGGCCGGACCACCTGCACATGAATGCGGCCGGCTATGCGCTGTGGCGCGACATCGTGCGGCCCTATCTGCAGCGCAAGTAG
- a CDS encoding response regulator transcription factor — translation MPRALVIEDDEVTARDIVAELGAHGFTAVWIANGRDGLQHALADGYDIITLDRMLPGMDGIDVVSELRKRAVETPVLMISALSEVDERVRGLRAGGDDYLTKPFSPDELAARAEVLLRRRRNASATPETRLRVADLELDLVRHNALRNGQPLALLPTEFRLLEFLMRNAGQVVTRQMIFEHVWGFHFDPGTNVIDVHLGRLRRKIDGNGQPPLIRTMRGSGYVLAPAD, via the coding sequence ATGCCCAGGGCCCTGGTCATCGAAGACGATGAAGTGACCGCCCGCGACATCGTCGCCGAACTCGGCGCGCACGGCTTCACCGCCGTGTGGATCGCCAACGGCCGCGACGGCCTGCAGCACGCGCTGGCCGACGGTTACGACATCATCACCCTGGACCGCATGCTGCCCGGCATGGACGGCATCGACGTGGTCTCCGAACTGCGCAAGCGCGCGGTGGAAACGCCGGTGCTGATGATCAGCGCGCTGTCGGAGGTGGACGAGCGCGTGCGCGGCCTGCGCGCCGGCGGCGACGACTACCTGACCAAGCCGTTCTCGCCCGACGAGCTCGCCGCGCGCGCCGAAGTGCTGCTGCGCCGCCGTCGCAACGCGAGCGCCACGCCGGAAACCCGCCTGCGCGTGGCCGACCTCGAACTCGACCTGGTCCGCCACAACGCATTGCGCAACGGCCAGCCGCTCGCGCTGCTGCCCACCGAGTTCCGCCTGCTCGAATTCCTGATGCGCAACGCCGGCCAGGTGGTGACGCGGCAGATGATCTTCGAGCACGTGTGGGGCTTCCATTTCGATCCGGGCACCAACGTGATCGACGTCCATCTGGGCCGCCTGCGCCGCAAGATCGACGGCAACGGCCAGCCGCCGCTCATCCGCACGATGCGCGGCTCGGGGTACGTGCTTGCGCCCGCTGACTGA